From one Haloferax marinisediminis genomic stretch:
- the hisA gene encoding 1-(5-phosphoribosyl)-5-[(5-phosphoribosylamino)methylideneamino]imidazole-4-carboxamide isomerase: MFPEFEVIPAVDMQGGEVVQLVQGERGTEKTYGEPVEAARRWVDAGAKTLHLVDLDGAFEGERKNAPAVDAILDAVDVPVQLGGGIRTADDARALFERGVDRVILGTAAVENPDIVSELAEDYPDGVMVSLDAKDGEVLVSGWTEGTGLDPAEAAARYEELGAAAILFTDVDVEGQLEGVHLETTSRVVDAVDIPVVASGGVASLDDIEALRDVDAAATVVGTALYEGRFTLEEAMDV; encoded by the coding sequence ATGTTCCCGGAGTTCGAAGTTATCCCCGCTGTCGACATGCAAGGTGGCGAAGTCGTGCAACTCGTTCAGGGCGAACGCGGCACCGAAAAGACCTACGGCGAACCAGTCGAGGCCGCACGTCGGTGGGTCGACGCAGGTGCGAAGACGCTCCACCTCGTCGACCTCGACGGTGCCTTCGAGGGTGAACGAAAGAACGCACCGGCAGTCGACGCCATCCTCGACGCGGTGGACGTCCCCGTCCAACTCGGCGGTGGCATCCGCACCGCCGACGACGCTCGTGCGCTCTTCGAGCGAGGAGTCGACCGCGTGATTCTCGGAACCGCGGCCGTCGAAAACCCGGACATCGTCTCGGAACTCGCCGAGGACTACCCCGACGGCGTGATGGTCAGCCTCGACGCGAAAGATGGTGAAGTCCTCGTCTCCGGGTGGACCGAAGGGACCGGTCTCGACCCCGCCGAGGCCGCCGCTCGCTACGAGGAACTCGGTGCTGCAGCAATCTTGTTCACCGACGTAGACGTCGAGGGACAACTCGAAGGCGTCCACCTCGAAACGACGTCCCGCGTCGTCGACGCGGTCGACATTCCCGTCGTCGCCTCCGGCGGCGTCGCCTCTCTCGACGATATCGAAGCGCTCCGAGACGTCGACGCGGCGGCCACCGTCGTCGGCACTGCGCTCTACGAAGGCCGATTCACGCTCGAAGAAGCGATGGACGTCTAA